In Brevibacterium pigmentatum, the sequence CGGTCAGGGTGGTGGTCTCGTAGCCGAAGTCGCCGGTGTAGCAGTTCGCTCCCCCGGAGTTGAGGACGACGGCGCGTGCCTGCCCGTTGGCCGAGGCCTTCTGAGACCACAGGACGGGGTTGGCCTTACAGCGGTTGGAGGTGTAGACGGCGGCGACGGCAGTGTCGGGTCCGTTGTTGACCACGAGTGAGAGGTCTTTGGTGCCGGAGGGTTTGAGCCCGGCGGTGAGTCCGGAGGCGGTGAAGCCGAGTGGGGCGGTGACGCTCATGGGGCGACTCCTTCGAGGGGAAGGGCGGTGGTCTCGTCGAGACCGAGGGCCAAGTGGATGGATTGGATGGCTTGTCCGGCCGTGCCGCGGACCAGGTTGTCGAGTGCCACGACAACGAGGATCTTCTCCGCGCGTTCGTCGACGGTGAACTGGATCTGCGCGATGTTCGACCCGGGCGTGGCTGCGGTCTGCGGCCACTGGCCGTCGGGAAGGACACGGACGAAGGGTTCGGCGGCGTAGGCCTGGTCGAAGGCAGAAGCGAGCTGCTCCTTGAGCACCGCTGTGTCGAGAAGTCCCTCGGCGGTGCGCGGTGCGGCTTCACCTGCGTCGGCAGTAATAGTCGCGAGGATCCCGCGGGCCATGGGCACGAGGGTCGGGGTGAAGGAGATGCGGGTGGGGCCGTCGGCGGCGTCGGCGCCGAGGACTCCGTTGAGGTTCTGTTCGATCTCGGGCACGTGCCGGTGGGTGCCGCCGGTTCCGTACGGCGAGGCGTTGCCGAGGATTTCGGCGGCGGTGAGGTGCGGTTTGAGCGCCTTGCCTGCTCCGGAGACGCCGTTAGCAAGAACAGCATTGAGCCCGGCGGGAGCGGCGAGGCCAGCCTGGATGAGTGGCGCGAGGCCAAGCGTCACGGCGGTCACATTGCAGCCGGGAACGGCAATACGAGTCGCGGCCTTGAGAGCTTCACGCTGCTTGGCGCCGTTGGCGGTGAGGAGTTCGGGCAACCCGTACGTCCAGGTGCCCTGGTGTGCGGAGCCGTAGAACTTCTCCCACGCCGCCGCGCTGATGAGGCGGTGGTCTGCGGCGAGGTCGACGATGAGGGTGTCCGGGCTCGTGGATTCGAGTTCGGCGGCGATCTGTCCGGACTGGCCGTGCGGGAGCGCGAGGATGACGACATCGTGGCCGGCGAGCACCTCGGCGGTGGACTCCTGGACCACGAGGTCAGAGAATCGGGGAAGATGGGGTTGATGTCGGCCGAGCTTCTCGCCCGCGGTGGAATGTCCGCACACCGTGGTGACGTTCAAGTGGGGGTGAGTGCTCAGCAGCCGGAGGACCTCTCCCCCGGCGTATCCGGTGGCACCGGAGACGGCAACCGTAAGATCGTTCATATGTATAACCATACCAGGCAATTAATTTATATGCAGGAGGCGTCATGACCCAGGCAGTTCGTGCAATGCAGGCCGGTGGACCCGAGGTCCTTGAGTTCGGCGAGATCGAAACTCCGAAGCCGGGCCCTGGTGAGGTGCTCGTCAACGTCGAGGCCGCAGGCGTGAATTTCATCGACACGTACCGCCGTTCGGGCGTCTACCCGATGGAGTACCCGCACGTCGTCGGCGTCGAGGGCACCGGATATATCGCCGAGGTGGGCGAAGGCATTGAGAGCTGGCAAGTCGGTGACCGTGTGGCCTGGCACGAGGGCCCGGGTTCGTATGCGACGCAGGTCGTCGTGAAGGGCGATTTCCTTCTGCGTGTGCCGGAGGGCGTGTCCGCCGAGGTGGCTGCGGCGATGCCGCTGCAGGGACTGACGGCGCAGTACCTGGCGACGAGCTCGCACGAGATCAAGCCGGGACAGACGGCACTTGTGCATGCTGGTGCCGGCGGCGTCGGTCTGCTGCTCACGCAGATCATCAAGCACCTGGGCGGCAATGTCATTTCAACGGTGAGCACCGAGGAGAAGGCGGAGCTGGCGCGAAAGGCCGGCGCCGATGACGTGTTCCTCTACGGTGAGGGCGTCGACATCACGGCGAAGGTCAAGGAGCTCACCGACGGCGAAGGTGTCGATGTCGCCTATGACGGTGTCGGAAAGACGACGTTTGATGCATCGCTGGCGTCGATCAAGCCGTTGGGATCGATGGTGCTCTTCGGCGGGGCCTCGGGTCAGGTGCCGCCGTTCGACATCCAGCGATTGAACTCTTCGGGGGGAATCTTCCTGTCCCGTCCGTCTCTGGCGTGGTTCGTGCGCAGCTCGGAGGAGCTGGCGAAACGTTCGGCGATGCTCTTCAACGGCATCGAACACGGCTGGCTCAACTTCCGCGTCGGCGCCACGTTTGCTCTGGCTGATGCCGCGGATGCACATCGGGCACTTGAGGGCCGCAAGACGACCGGCAAAGTTGTGCTGACGGCCTGAGTAACGAACCGGAAACAACAGTCTCAACACGCTTCAAACTACGGTAATCCCTTCAAAACTGGTTGTAATCTACTTACCGTGACAGATGAAATTTTGGAGTAGCGCTTCAGGCGCGAAGGAGTTCAGTCTGATGCACTACGAGATTGCGCATGCGCTTCCGGAGGAGAGCAAGCTAGATCAATTCGTCGACCGCAAGAGCCACGAGGAAGACCCTAAGTACCCGGCGCTAACCGACTATCAGTCGAAGTACTTTGCACATGAGTTGCAACGTAGCCATGCGAGCGACCATGTCGGCAAGCTTGCCGGTCTTCTGTTCGACGCACAGGTTGAGCCGAAGCCTCACCAGATCGACGCGGCGCTGTTCGCTTTGCAAACCCCGTTCCTACCAGGCGTGATCCTGGCAGATGAGGTCGGCCTCGGAAAGACAATCGAGGCCGGCATCGTCATCTCGCAATACTGGGCCGAGCGTAAGCGCCGCATCTTGATCATTGCGCCGTCGAGCCTGCGTCAGCAGTGGAAGCAGGAATTATACGAGAAGTTCCTTATCCCATCCACGATCCTAGACGCCAAGTCGAAGGGCTCGTTGCTCGCGAAGGCGGGCTCCCGTACCCCTGAAGCACTCATCTGCTCTTACGAGTTCGTCCTCCGCCACGAGACCTCACTGCTGAAGTCATGGGATCTGGTGGTGGCGGACGAGGCTCACCGCCTTCGCAGCTACTGGAACGGTAAGGCGAAAGTGGCCGAGTCTGTCTCACACGTGGCCCGGAGCGCTCACAAGACGGTGTTGCTCACAGCGACGCCACTGCAGAACAAACTCGAGGAACTATACGGGCTCGTCTCGATCTTCGACCCCGACTACTTCTACTCACTTGATGCGTTTCGTGAGCGATATATCAAGAATCGCGACCTGACGGGCGACGACGACCTGGTCGAGCGTGTGGCAGTGATCTCCAAGCGCACGCTCCGCAAGGACGCCAACAAGTACATCCAATTCACAAAGCGCATGCCTTTGACGGTGGAGTTCACACCGTCGCCCGCTGAAGCACGCCTGTACGACCTAGTCAACGACTATCTACAGCGCGACGAGCTGTTCGCGTTCGCAGGTTCACAGCGCCACCTCTCGGCGCTCATCATTCGCAAGCGGCTAGGTTCGTCGACGTATGCGGTTGCGAGCACGTTGGAGAATATTGCCAATCGCTTAGCGGACGAGGTGGCCGCCGGCAAGCTCCGTGATAACCGCGGCGGATTGTTCTTGGCCGACTTCGAAGCTGGCGATGAACTCGAGGCTGAGATTGCAGAGGAAGCCGAGGAGGTCTCGAACCAGACCTCAAGCGCGCAGCTCGATAGCGAAACGCTAAAACGCATGCGCGCCGAGGTAGATGAGCTCCGCGAATACGCGGAACTTGCTCGTTCGATCATCGTCAACCAGAAGGCGGTCAAGCTGAACGAGGCCCTCGATTTGGGCTTCGAGCGCCTCCGTGAGCTAGGTGCCGCCGAGAAGGCTATTATCTTCACCGACTCGACCAAGACGCAGGAGTACATCGCCCGCACCCTGGCCGACGCCGGCCGTGACGAGGGCGTCGTCTTGTTCAACGGTTCGAATACCTCTCCCGAGCAAACGGCAATCTATCAATCCTGGTTGGCGGCCAATAAGGACGGCGACCTAATTACCGGCATCCCCGCAGTCGACCGCCGCAAGGCCCTCGTTGAATACTTCCGCGACCAGGGCACGATCATGATCGCGACCGAGGCAGCGGCTGAGGGCATCAACCTTCAGTTCTGTTCGATGCTCGTCAACTACGATCTGCCGTGGAACCCGCAGCGTGTCGAGCAACGCATCGGCCGCGTCCACCGGTTCGGCCAAAAGCACAACGTTGTCGTTGTGAACTTCAGCAACAAGGGCAACGTTGCCGAGCAGCGCATCCTGGAGCTGTTGACGAACAAGTTCCAACTGTTTTCGAGCGTGTTCGGCGCCTCTGACGAGGTGCTCGGAGCGGTGGAGGACGGCCTAGACTTCGAGAAGCGAATCAGCGATATTCTCACCCACTGCAAGACAGCAGGCGAGATCGAAGCAGCGTTCAAACACCTCGAGGATCAGTTCGCGGGCGAGATCTCAAAGGAAATGGCCAGCGCTAAGGCCAAGGTCTTCGACCACCTCGATCCGCACGTGCAGGATCGTCTCAAGGCGTACGACGAACAGTCGGGCGAGGTTCTCAACAAGTTTGAGCGTCTCCTGCTTGCGATCACACAACACGAACTGCGAGATGTCGCAACGTTCGAGGGTGACGGTCGCACGTTCGTGCTAAACCAGACTCCGACCAAGGACGCGCCAATAGGCCACTACTTCTTCAAGTCAAAGCCGCTCCCGAACGCACACCAGTATCGCTACGCGAGTCCGCTAGCACAGCACGTAACAAAAACCGCAAAGGCACACGGGACGCCCGAGCGCGAGCTGACGTTCTCGCTCGCCCAGTCGAAGCGCGCAAGTAATGCGGTCAAGGCACTCGAAGGCATGAGCGGTGACCTCACGGTCAACCTGCTGACCTTTACGATGCAGGCCCGCGACGAAGACATTTCCGAATCATACATGCTCGCCGGTGGCATGACGGACGACGGCCAGTATCTGGATGAGGAATACGTCGCAGACATCCTTGACCTCGCCTGCCTCAAAATTAGTGAACAACCGGCCACGGTCGACGTCACCAAGATCGAACCGCGGCTCGAAGCGCGGCTCGATGAGCTGGAGAAAGAGGTCCAGGGACGCAACTCTCGCCACTACGACCAGCAGGAGGAGTTGCTGTACCGCCACCAGCAGGATCGCAAGGCTGAACACGAAGGCAAAATCCGCGAGTACCGCACCAAGGAGAAAGCAGCTCGCAAAGCAGCGAAACAGGCGGATGACCCGATGGAGCAGCTCAAACTCAAGCGCGAGGCACGCAAGTGGGAGCGCAGGGCAGACGAAGCCGACGACGGTTTCCGCGATGCACGCCGCAAATTGCGGGCCGAGATCGACGAGAAACTCGACATGATCGAACAGTCCCTAAAAGGTACGCAGAACCGCGAGCACCTGTTCGCGATCCGTTGGCGCATCGTCGCATAGCCTCCTACATTCACACAACGTTTTCGAATTGTTAAGCAAGGGAAGAGTGAAACTTATGAGCGAAGAAGTCCACCAAACACCATCTTCAACCCCGAACTTCCAGACTGAGCTCGCGGCCCAGCTCGCCGAGCTAATGCCCGAGGTCATTGCCGACGGCAAGGTGGACGTGGAAAAGCTCAAGGAGCTGCTGGACAGTAACGCAGCCGATACCAGTGAGCGGTTCGGGCTGTTCTGGCCCGGCAAGAAGCGCGCCCTGCGTGCGGCTCAAGAGCCGACGACAGCAACGTTGCGACCGGATTTCGAGAACTCGAAAGATTGGGATTTCACAAAGAACGTGTTCATCGAGGGGGATAACCTCGAGGTGCTAAAAATCCTGCAGAAACACTACCACGCCAAGATCAAGATGATCTACATCGATCCGCCATATAACACCGGCAAGGACTTCGTCTACCCGGACAATTACAAAGAGGGGCTTGATACTTATCTCGAGTGGACGCGTCAGGTCAACAAAGAGGGAAAAAGGCTCTCGACCAATGCTGACACCGAAGGACGCTACCATTCCAATTGGCTCAACATGATGTATCCACGGCTGAAGCTCGCACGCAACCTCCTGAGCCAAGACGGCGTAATATTCCTCTCCATTGATGACCACGAATATGACAACCTCAAGAAACTTTGTGATGAGATTTTTGGCGAATCCAATTTTCTGAACACTTTCGTCTGGGTTAGCAACCTGAAGGGCCGTCAGATCGCTGCCAGCGGTGCGGCGGGCACCAAGGAGTACGTCCTTTGTTATGCTCGCCGAGCTGATGACGCGGGCGAATTCATTGGCTCAGGCGCAAAACTCAAGACGCTGATGCCTTCCATATATAAAGGCTTTAAATACAAAGTTGAGCACGACGAGCATGGAGCCTATGTCCTCAAGAACGAACTCCACAACACCAACTCTGTATTTAATGAAGTGACTCGCCCTAACCTAGTTTTCGACATTTACTACAATTCATCAACGGGCGATGTCAAAACTGCCGATGTATCCAATGAACACGTTTACGACGGATACATCAAGATCGCCCCAAAAAAGAACAATAACGGCACGAACAAATTTCATGCCTTTCGCTGGAGTCGGCGCAAAGTCGAATCAGAATCACATGACCTCTCATTCACACA encodes:
- a CDS encoding site-specific DNA-methyltransferase codes for the protein MSEEVHQTPSSTPNFQTELAAQLAELMPEVIADGKVDVEKLKELLDSNAADTSERFGLFWPGKKRALRAAQEPTTATLRPDFENSKDWDFTKNVFIEGDNLEVLKILQKHYHAKIKMIYIDPPYNTGKDFVYPDNYKEGLDTYLEWTRQVNKEGKRLSTNADTEGRYHSNWLNMMYPRLKLARNLLSQDGVIFLSIDDHEYDNLKKLCDEIFGESNFLNTFVWVSNLKGRQIAASGAAGTKEYVLCYARRADDAGEFIGSGAKLKTLMPSIYKGFKYKVEHDEHGAYVLKNELHNTNSVFNEVTRPNLVFDIYYNSSTGDVKTADVSNEHVYDGYIKIAPKKNNNGTNKFHAFRWSRRKVESESHDLSFTQGASGWKVHTKVRDVDGATVKDLIMDITTNEGSADIKAIGLDPKWFEYPKPVNLVKLLIDMASDEESIILDFFAGSGTTAHAVMSLNAEDGGNRTFVQVQLPEPLLEGQPARRAGHHSIADISVSRIRAASAHIQKASSNRLPDDNDPDFGVRAYRLAKTNFAASKHSSEIDPNQLEQHLLNLRDSSIADDATADDLLVEILLKQGYSLTERIVPINVAGLNLRSVGDGIVLAYLNKQVKPTLEQLRALVHEDPARLIVLEDTFQGDDQLKTNLAQLCKSYGIELWTA
- the argC gene encoding N-acetyl-gamma-glutamyl-phosphate reductase: MNDLTVAVSGATGYAGGEVLRLLSTHPHLNVTTVCGHSTAGEKLGRHQPHLPRFSDLVVQESTAEVLAGHDVVILALPHGQSGQIAAELESTSPDTLIVDLAADHRLISAAAWEKFYGSAHQGTWTYGLPELLTANGAKQREALKAATRIAVPGCNVTAVTLGLAPLIQAGLAAPAGLNAVLANGVSGAGKALKPHLTAAEILGNASPYGTGGTHRHVPEIEQNLNGVLGADAADGPTRISFTPTLVPMARGILATITADAGEAAPRTAEGLLDTAVLKEQLASAFDQAYAAEPFVRVLPDGQWPQTAATPGSNIAQIQFTVDERAEKILVVVALDNLVRGTAGQAIQSIHLALGLDETTALPLEGVAP
- a CDS encoding quinone oxidoreductase family protein, whose product is MTQAVRAMQAGGPEVLEFGEIETPKPGPGEVLVNVEAAGVNFIDTYRRSGVYPMEYPHVVGVEGTGYIAEVGEGIESWQVGDRVAWHEGPGSYATQVVVKGDFLLRVPEGVSAEVAAAMPLQGLTAQYLATSSHEIKPGQTALVHAGAGGVGLLLTQIIKHLGGNVISTVSTEEKAELARKAGADDVFLYGEGVDITAKVKELTDGEGVDVAYDGVGKTTFDASLASIKPLGSMVLFGGASGQVPPFDIQRLNSSGGIFLSRPSLAWFVRSSEELAKRSAMLFNGIEHGWLNFRVGATFALADAADAHRALEGRKTTGKVVLTA
- a CDS encoding SNF2-related protein, with the translated sequence MHYEIAHALPEESKLDQFVDRKSHEEDPKYPALTDYQSKYFAHELQRSHASDHVGKLAGLLFDAQVEPKPHQIDAALFALQTPFLPGVILADEVGLGKTIEAGIVISQYWAERKRRILIIAPSSLRQQWKQELYEKFLIPSTILDAKSKGSLLAKAGSRTPEALICSYEFVLRHETSLLKSWDLVVADEAHRLRSYWNGKAKVAESVSHVARSAHKTVLLTATPLQNKLEELYGLVSIFDPDYFYSLDAFRERYIKNRDLTGDDDLVERVAVISKRTLRKDANKYIQFTKRMPLTVEFTPSPAEARLYDLVNDYLQRDELFAFAGSQRHLSALIIRKRLGSSTYAVASTLENIANRLADEVAAGKLRDNRGGLFLADFEAGDELEAEIAEEAEEVSNQTSSAQLDSETLKRMRAEVDELREYAELARSIIVNQKAVKLNEALDLGFERLRELGAAEKAIIFTDSTKTQEYIARTLADAGRDEGVVLFNGSNTSPEQTAIYQSWLAANKDGDLITGIPAVDRRKALVEYFRDQGTIMIATEAAAEGINLQFCSMLVNYDLPWNPQRVEQRIGRVHRFGQKHNVVVVNFSNKGNVAEQRILELLTNKFQLFSSVFGASDEVLGAVEDGLDFEKRISDILTHCKTAGEIEAAFKHLEDQFAGEISKEMASAKAKVFDHLDPHVQDRLKAYDEQSGEVLNKFERLLLAITQHELRDVATFEGDGRTFVLNQTPTKDAPIGHYFFKSKPLPNAHQYRYASPLAQHVTKTAKAHGTPERELTFSLAQSKRASNAVKALEGMSGDLTVNLLTFTMQARDEDISESYMLAGGMTDDGQYLDEEYVADILDLACLKISEQPATVDVTKIEPRLEARLDELEKEVQGRNSRHYDQQEELLYRHQQDRKAEHEGKIREYRTKEKAARKAAKQADDPMEQLKLKREARKWERRADEADDGFRDARRKLRAEIDEKLDMIEQSLKGTQNREHLFAIRWRIVA